Proteins encoded within one genomic window of Augochlora pura isolate Apur16 chromosome 11, APUR_v2.2.1, whole genome shotgun sequence:
- the LOC144477285 gene encoding hemolymph lipopolysaccharide-binding protein-like, with protein sequence MRDYASTITVLVFAAVCALAAPARGQTVSDETLSSVFGYPRLNQTYHTQGTPQAINMNGNYNYQAAQQVFFITGASLGSNLLSNKGPKGCVSFLERDDYVLKPGIGAYKLHKRKIKWNHARKSCVDEGGNLAVLNNAEEERFLSDWLRRERVDRAFLGVHDQFEEGDWVSYTGESLDSIGYEKWATEPWPNQPDNADGVQNCGVLNKEGGMDDVQCFHLHPYLCEITLC encoded by the exons ATGCGCGACTACGCGTCGACGATCACCGTGCTCGTTTTCGCGGCGGTTTGCGCCCTGGCCGCCCCCGCGCGAGGACAAACGGTCAGCGACGAGACGCTGAGTTCGGTGTTCGGATATCCTAGGCTCAACCAGACCTATCACACCCAAG GTACGCCGCAAGCGATCAATATGAACGGTAATTACAATTACCAAGCCGCGCAACAGGTGTTTTTTATAACCGGGGCATCGCTGGGAAGCAATTTGTTGTCGAACAAAGGGCCGAAGGGCTGCGTGAGCTTTCTGGAGAGAGACGATTACGTTCTGAAGCCGGGCATAGGCGCTTACAAGCTCCACAAGCGCAAAATCAAGTGGAATCACGCTCGGAAGTCTTGCGTCGACGAAGGAG GTAACTTGGCGGTGCTGAACAACGCGGAGGAGGAGAGATTCCTCTCGGACTGGTTGCGGAGGGAGCGCGTGGACCGGGCCTTCTTAGGCGTCCACGATCAGTTCGAGGAGGGCGATTGGGTCTCTTACACCGGCGAGTCGCTCGACAGCATCGGCTACGAGAAATGGGCCACGGAGCCGTGGCCGAATCAACCCGACAATGCCGACGGCGTGCAGAATTGCGGGGTCCTCAACAAGGAAGGCGGAATGGACGACGTTCAGTGCTTCCACCTCCATCCCTATTTATGCGAGATTACCCTCTGCTGA
- the LOC144477282 gene encoding perlucin-like protein: MQKFFLPFLALAIAAAFDAEADDSEENVDANVYGLARSECPNRAACSLSDVSLNTDEIGKQIYVITASGKAGEKISCSPSLKRSDYVVTRGLGAHKLQRRRMSWNEARKTCLMEGANLAVLDSAEKGALFRDWIVKESLGSLWVGFHDLYEEGSWSTVTGEMVDAMSYSPWAMGEPDNWNRQEHCGILWAPHNNDFGLDDYTCNHKAAFVCEINLCDSLGPLRLSIGEPGSSIDVSLLSSSK; encoded by the exons ATGCAAAAGTTCTTCCTACCGTTCCTGGCTCTCGCCATCGCCGCAGCTTTCGACGCCGAGGCCGACGATTCGGAGGAGAACGTCGACGCGAATGTCTACGGATTGGCGAGGAGCGAGTGTCCGAACCGAGCAG CGTGCTCGCTGTCGGACGTCAGTTTGAACACCGACGAGATAGGCAAGCAAATATACGTGATCACCGCGTCCGGAAAAGCTGGGGAGAAAATCTCGTGTTCACCCTCTTTGAAGAGGTCTGATTACGTTGTCACGCGAGGCTTGGGGGCCCACAAGCTGCAGAGGCGCAGGATGTCCTGGAACGAAGCGCGGAAGACTTGCCTGATGGAAGGAG CTAACTTGGCCGTGTTAGATTCGGCGGAGAAGGGAGCCCTCTTCAGAGACTGGATAGTCAAAGAGTCGCTGGGAAGCCTCTGGGTAGGCTTCCACGATTTGTACGAGGAAGGCTCATGGAGCACCGTGACGGGCGAGATGGTCGACGCGATGAGCTATTCTCCGTGGGCCATGGGCGAGCCGGACAATTGGAACAGGCAAGAACACTGTGGCATCCTCTGGGCGCCGCATAACAACGATTTCGGGCTCGACGACTACACCTGCAATCACAAGGCTGCTTTCGTCTGCGAGATCAATTTGTGCGATTCCTTGGGCCCCCTTCGCCTTTCCATCGGCGAACCAGGCTCGAGCATCGACGTATCCCTATTATCGAGTTCGAAATGA
- the LOC144477288 gene encoding hemolymph lipopolysaccharide-binding protein-like — protein sequence MQNLSQTFLALAIATLFVAELSEGGTCCEPALLRSDYVTTPDVGVHKVHRRKVTWNEARKICMAEGAHLAVLDSAEEEALFKSWISKGNLGGFWIGFHDLFEEGSWTTVTGGYVDSMSYHPWAADEPNNWGNEQHCGILWEKYKGQGADDYGCHNHAAFVCEIDLCAC from the exons ATGCAGAATCTCTCGCAAACGTTCCTGGCGCTCGCGATCGCCACCCTTTTCGTTGCAGAATTATCCGAGGGTGGAACCTGCTGCGAGCCCGCCTTACTTAGGAGCGATTACGTTACCACGCCGGACGTAGGAGTCCACAAGGTTCATAGGCGCAAGGTGACGTGGAACGAAGCTCGGAAGATTTGCATGGCGGAAGGAG CTCACTTGGCCGTGTTGGATTCTGCGGAGGAAGAAGCCCTGTTCAAATCCTGGATAAGTAAAGGAAACTTGGGTGGTTTCTGGATAGGCTTTCACGACCTGTTCGAGGAAGGATCGTGGACAACGGTGACGGGCGGGTACGTCGATTCCATGAGCTATCATCCGTGGGCCGCAGACGAACCCAACAATTGGGGCAACGAACAACACTGTGGGATCCTTTGGGAAAAATACAAGGGTCAAGGTGCCGACGACTACGGATGCCATAACCATGCTGCGTTCGTCTGCGAAATCGATCTGTGTGCCTGTTGA